In Limibacillus halophilus, the DNA window CAAAGCTGCTCGAGCGCCGTGGATCAGCAGAGTACGCAAGTAGCGGTCACCACGCTTGCTGATGCCATATAATCGAGTTCGACCACCACTCGATCGCTGCTTCGGTACGAGGCCCAGCCATGCGGCGAACTGGCGACCATTCTTGAAGCAGGATCGATCGCCGACAGCGGCAATCAACGCTGTTGCCGTGACAGGTCCGATGCCCTCGATCTTCCCAAGCCGCTGGCACGGCTCGCTGTTGCGGAAGATCTCCCGTATTCGCCGGTCATAGGACGTTATTCGCAGATCGAGGTCGACCATTTCCGTCTGTAGGTCCCTCATAAGCGAGCGGACGAGTTCGCTCAAGCCATCGTCGCTCCTGCCGACAATGTCCGCGAGACGGCGTCGCAGTTGCGAGATATCACGGGCAATGACAATCCCATGCTCAGAGAGGAGACCGCGGATCTGGTTGACGAGCCGGACCCGATCCGCAACCAGTCGCCGGCGAATGCGATGAATGGCTTGTACCGCCAACTGGTCGGCGGATTTCGGCGGCACGAAGCGCATGGATGGCCGGCCAACGGCTTCGCAGATAGCTTCTGCATCATTCCGGTCATTCTTGTTGGATTTGACATAGGGCGTCACGAACTGAGGGCTGATCAGCCGCACTTCATGACCAAGGTCGGTCAGCACCTTTGCCCAATAATGCGCTCCGTTCGAGGCTTCGACGCCAACTAGGCACGGTGGCAGATTGGCAAAGAAGTGGGACACTGCATCGCGACGCAATGTCTTTCGCACAACAGCTTTTCCACGGCTGTCGACACCGTGAACCTCAAACACGTACTTTGCCAAGTCCAACCCTATCCGAACGATCTGCATGACATTCCTCCTTCGCTGCAGTTTACGTCCGAGATTTCACTCCGCCGCGAGGGCGGGGTCCATACCATTGGCTCCGTTTGCGCAAGGGTTGATTTGAGCTTCTGACGGTCGTTGCGGGGTGCGGTCATGTGTCCGGCCTTTTGGCGCGGTGCATGTGACCGCTGGCCCTGATGAAGTCCGCTTGCCGGGCCCAATCAGAGGATCGGGCTTTGAAGTCCAGACAATGCCTCGGGGTACCCTGGCAGCGGTCCCGTTGGTTCTGTCAGAGCAAATTGCCTTGAGCAAGGTCGGGCGATCTCGTAGCGTCCGGCCATGACCAAACGAAACCCCTTCCGCTATTTCAAGACGTCGCCCGAAATCATCCGCCTAGCGGTTATGATGTATATTCGCTTTCCACTCTCACTTCGGAATGTAGAGGATCTC includes these proteins:
- a CDS encoding IS110 family transposase; this encodes MQIVRIGLDLAKYVFEVHGVDSRGKAVVRKTLRRDAVSHFFANLPPCLVGVEASNGAHYWAKVLTDLGHEVRLISPQFVTPYVKSNKNDRNDAEAICEAVGRPSMRFVPPKSADQLAVQAIHRIRRRLVADRVRLVNQIRGLLSEHGIVIARDISQLRRRLADIVGRSDDGLSELVRSLMRDLQTEMVDLDLRITSYDRRIREIFRNSEPCQRLGKIEGIGPVTATALIAAVGDRSCFKNGRQFAAWLGLVPKQRSSGGRTRLYGISKRGDRYLRTLLIHGARAALGRAGGKQDPRSLWLNKLRQRRHPNIAAVALANKNARIVWAMLAGDTSYEPAPTVKAT